The following proteins are encoded in a genomic region of Roseinatronobacter sp. S2:
- the soxY gene encoding thiosulfate oxidation carrier protein SoxY, whose translation MGYSRRHTLAMGLGGLFVTVVPIRVSADAAGLIEAFTGGAEIVEGPLEITAPEIAENGNAVPVTVTCPDAKSIRILAPSNPNPEVCTVHFGPLAGRHTATTRIRMAETMDVIALAEMADGTFVQAAANVRVTIGGCGG comes from the coding sequence ATGGGATATTCACGGCGGCATACCCTTGCAATGGGCCTTGGCGGGCTTTTTGTGACGGTGGTTCCAATCCGCGTGTCGGCAGATGCGGCCGGGCTGATAGAAGCCTTTACTGGCGGGGCAGAAATTGTTGAGGGGCCGCTGGAGATAACAGCGCCCGAGATTGCGGAAAACGGCAATGCCGTTCCGGTTACCGTGACATGTCCGGATGCAAAATCCATTCGGATTCTGGCCCCTTCCAACCCCAATCCGGAAGTGTGCACAGTACATTTCGGCCCGCTTGCAGGACGCCATACCGCGACAACCCGTATTCGCATGGCAGAAACGATGGATGTGATTGCCCTTGCCGAAATGGCGGATGGCACGTTTGTACAGGCGGCCGCGAATGTGCGCGTCACCATAGGCGGCTGTGGCGGCTAG
- the cobF gene encoding precorrin-6A synthase (deacetylating), with protein MIELSLVGIGTGNPEHLTRAAIRALNEADLILLPRKGAEKAELLDLRRMVCADVLSTDVKLAEFDLPVRDSRGEYLGRVQDWHEAIAQTWAGQIAAHLPDGGRVALMVWGDPSLYDSSLRIAARLGADGMALRVSVVPGITSLSALTAAHAIALNTIGAPVIITTGRQLREGGWPDGADSVAVMLDAGSAFDVLPPQGLYIWWGAYLGMPQQALVAGPLADVASRITRLRAELRAAHGWIMDIYLLRRN; from the coding sequence ATGATCGAGCTGAGCCTTGTGGGGATTGGAACCGGCAATCCCGAGCACCTGACGCGCGCCGCGATCCGTGCCTTGAACGAGGCGGATCTTATCTTGCTGCCGCGCAAGGGGGCGGAGAAGGCGGAGCTGCTGGATCTGCGCCGCATGGTTTGTGCCGATGTTCTGAGCACCGATGTCAAACTGGCCGAGTTCGACCTGCCCGTGCGCGACAGCCGCGGGGAATATCTGGGGCGGGTGCAGGATTGGCATGAGGCCATCGCGCAGACATGGGCGGGCCAGATTGCAGCGCATCTGCCTGATGGTGGGCGGGTCGCACTGATGGTCTGGGGCGATCCGTCGTTATATGACAGCAGCCTGCGCATTGCCGCGCGGCTGGGTGCGGACGGGATGGCGTTGCGCGTGTCTGTTGTGCCCGGAATTACCAGCCTGTCGGCCCTTACTGCGGCACATGCGATTGCGCTGAACACGATTGGTGCGCCGGTGATTATTACAACCGGCCGGCAGTTGCGCGAGGGCGGCTGGCCTGATGGTGCGGATAGTGTGGCGGTGATGCTGGATGCGGGCAGTGCATTTGACGTGCTGCCGCCGCAGGGGCTGTATATCTGGTGGGGGGCCTATCTGGGCATGCCGCAACAAGCACTGGTGGCAGGGCCTTTGGCCGATGTCGCGTCGCGGATTACGCGGTTGCGCGCAGAATTGCGGGCCGCGCATGGATGGATCATGGATATCTATCTGTTGCGTCGCAACTGA